The following are from one region of the Luteimonas sp. MC1572 genome:
- the pcnB gene encoding polynucleotide adenylyltransferase PcnB, translating into MPNDITTDFPVLRVIPRDQHCISRKGISPNALRVLYRLRECGHDAYLVGGAVRDLLVGGNPKDFDLATSATPDEVRALFRNCRVIGRRFRLAHVVFGREIIEVATFRANVDDGSGDRQTHEGGRLLRDNVYGSVEDDAIRRDFTANALYYTIDDFSVRDYVGGFEDVRNRVLRLIGDPETRYREDPVRMLRAVRLAAKLGFRIDDATAAPLHALAPLLAEAAPARLFEECLKMFLSGHAVASFEGLERHGLLRALLPESAAALAANRSGALRRVLIEGLRGTDARVAADEPVSPSFLFALLLWPAYCRTLMSLQAQDVHAADAQRRAADRVTVHQLEAIALPRRFSVPMQEIWLMQSRFGQRQRKRVTRMIAHPRFRAAFDFLLARQAASDDHAEDIAFWREAQLDPDNAIAISSAFEADDEAAAPRRRRRRPRPAQAG; encoded by the coding sequence ATGCCCAACGACATAACAACCGACTTCCCAGTCCTGCGGGTCATCCCCCGCGACCAGCACTGCATTTCCCGCAAGGGCATCAGTCCCAACGCCTTGCGCGTCCTCTACCGCCTGCGCGAATGCGGCCACGATGCGTACCTCGTAGGTGGCGCGGTCCGCGATCTGCTGGTGGGCGGGAATCCAAAGGATTTCGACCTCGCCACCAGCGCCACGCCGGACGAGGTGCGCGCGCTGTTCCGCAACTGCCGCGTGATCGGCCGCCGCTTCCGCCTGGCGCACGTGGTGTTCGGTCGCGAGATCATCGAGGTCGCGACCTTCCGCGCCAACGTCGACGACGGCAGCGGCGACCGCCAGACCCACGAGGGTGGCCGGCTGCTGCGCGACAACGTGTACGGCAGCGTCGAGGACGATGCGATCCGGCGCGACTTCACCGCCAACGCGCTGTACTACACGATCGACGACTTCTCGGTCCGTGATTACGTAGGCGGGTTCGAGGATGTACGGAACCGGGTGCTGCGCCTGATCGGCGACCCGGAGACCCGCTACCGCGAGGATCCGGTGCGCATGCTGCGCGCGGTGCGCCTGGCGGCCAAGCTCGGCTTCCGCATCGACGATGCCACCGCGGCGCCGCTGCATGCGCTGGCGCCGCTGCTGGCCGAGGCCGCGCCCGCGCGGCTGTTCGAGGAATGCCTGAAGATGTTCCTGTCCGGCCATGCGGTCGCGAGTTTCGAAGGCCTCGAACGCCATGGACTGCTGCGCGCGCTGCTGCCTGAAAGCGCGGCGGCGCTGGCCGCCAACCGCAGCGGCGCGCTGCGCCGGGTGCTGATTGAAGGCCTGCGCGGCACCGATGCGCGCGTCGCCGCCGATGAGCCGGTTTCGCCGTCGTTCCTGTTCGCACTGCTGCTGTGGCCGGCCTATTGCCGCACCCTGATGTCGCTGCAGGCGCAGGATGTGCATGCCGCCGATGCCCAGCGCCGCGCCGCGGACCGCGTCACCGTGCACCAGTTGGAGGCGATCGCATTGCCGCGCCGCTTCTCGGTGCCGATGCAGGAGATCTGGCTGATGCAGTCGCGCTTCGGCCAGCGCCAGCGCAAGCGCGTGACGCGGATGATCGCGCACCCGCGCTTCCGCGCTGCGTTCGATTTCCTGCTGGCCAGGCAGGCGGCGTCCGACGACCACGCCGAGGACATCGCGTTCTGGCGCGAAGCGCAGCTCGACCCGGACAACGCGATCGCCATCAGCTCGGCGTTCGAAGCAGACGACGAGGCGGCCGCTCCGCGCCGTCGTCGCCGCCGTCCGCGGCCCGCACAGGCGGGATGA
- the queG gene encoding tRNA epoxyqueuosine(34) reductase QueG, translated as MHQPASAPDALALAARIRGLVREAGFQRCGISGVDLGADEGHLREWLGRGFHGSMDWMARHGDKRSRPQELLPGTVSVLSVGLDYGRRDDQEAWATLADGQRAYVARYALGRDYHKLMRNRLQALADRIAAEVGPFGHRVFVDSAPVLERALARNAGLGWIGKHTCLIDRDGGSWFFLGEIYLDLALPADAPATAHCGSCVRCIEICPTQAIVAPNVLDARRCISYLTIEHDGAIDEALRPLMGNRIFGCDDCQLVCPWNKFARRSDEPDFRARNNLDEATLAELFAWTEDEFLTRTEGSALRRSGYRRWLRNIAVALGNAPTAPEVLAALASRRDIADPVVAEHVEWALAQHDLRAGVAGAIPLRLIPAP; from the coding sequence GTGCACCAGCCCGCCTCCGCACCCGACGCGCTGGCGCTCGCTGCGCGCATCCGCGGCCTTGTGCGCGAGGCCGGCTTCCAGCGTTGCGGCATCTCAGGCGTCGACCTCGGCGCCGACGAAGGCCACCTGCGCGAGTGGCTGGGGCGCGGTTTCCACGGCTCGATGGACTGGATGGCGCGCCACGGCGACAAGCGCTCGCGGCCGCAGGAACTGCTGCCGGGTACGGTCAGCGTGTTGTCGGTGGGCCTGGACTACGGCCGCCGCGACGACCAGGAGGCGTGGGCGACGCTCGCCGATGGCCAACGCGCCTATGTCGCCCGCTACGCGCTCGGTCGTGATTACCACAAGCTGATGCGCAACCGGCTGCAGGCGCTGGCCGATCGCATCGCCGCCGAAGTCGGCCCGTTCGGCCACCGCGTGTTCGTCGATTCCGCGCCGGTGCTCGAACGGGCGCTGGCGCGCAACGCCGGCCTCGGCTGGATCGGCAAGCACACCTGCCTGATCGACCGCGACGGCGGCTCGTGGTTCTTCCTCGGCGAGATCTACCTCGACCTGGCATTGCCGGCCGACGCGCCGGCGACCGCGCACTGCGGCAGCTGCGTGCGCTGCATCGAGATTTGCCCCACGCAGGCGATCGTGGCCCCCAACGTGCTCGACGCGCGGCGCTGCATCAGCTACCTGACCATCGAGCACGACGGCGCGATCGACGAAGCGCTGCGGCCGCTGATGGGCAACCGCATCTTCGGCTGCGACGACTGCCAGCTGGTGTGTCCGTGGAACAAGTTCGCGCGGCGCAGCGACGAGCCCGACTTCCGCGCGCGCAACAACCTGGACGAGGCGACGCTCGCCGAGCTGTTCGCGTGGACCGAGGACGAGTTCCTGACCCGCACCGAAGGCAGCGCGCTGCGCCGCAGCGGCTACCGGCGCTGGCTGCGCAACATCGCCGTGGCGCTGGGCAATGCGCCGACCGCGCCGGAGGTCCTCGCGGCGCTCGCCTCGCGCCGCGACATCGCCGACCCGGTGGTGGCCGAGCACGTGGAGTGGGCACTGGCGCAACACGACCTGCGTGCCGGCGTGGCGGGTGCCATCCCGCTGCGCCTCATCCCCGCGCCCTGA
- the panB gene encoding 3-methyl-2-oxobutanoate hydroxymethyltransferase, whose amino-acid sequence MATTEQRRPMTVPGLADARRAGRKLTMLTAYDAGFARVFDAAGIDLILIGDSLGMVVQGRDSTLPVTVDDITYHTACVARVLRHALLVSDLPFQADATPERALDASTRLLQAGAQMVKLEGADHKLDVIRFLTEREIPVSAHLGLTPQSVLRFGGFKVQGRDDAAAAKLRADARAVVDAGATLVVLEGVPSHLAADITRDSAAPTIGIGAGPHCDGQVLVMHDFLGLDSGHRRPKFVKDFLAEGGSVEGAARAYIAAVQDGSFPDAAHSYA is encoded by the coding sequence ATGGCCACAACTGAACAACGCCGTCCGATGACGGTCCCCGGACTTGCCGACGCGCGCCGCGCGGGCCGCAAGCTGACGATGCTGACCGCCTACGACGCGGGCTTCGCGCGCGTCTTCGACGCCGCCGGCATCGACCTCATCCTGATCGGCGATTCGCTGGGCATGGTGGTGCAGGGCCGCGACTCGACGCTGCCGGTGACCGTCGACGACATCACCTACCACACCGCCTGCGTCGCGCGCGTGCTGCGCCATGCGCTGCTGGTTTCCGACCTGCCGTTCCAGGCCGACGCCACGCCCGAGCGCGCGCTGGACGCGTCCACGCGGCTGCTGCAGGCGGGTGCGCAGATGGTCAAGCTGGAAGGCGCCGACCACAAGCTCGATGTGATCCGTTTCCTCACCGAACGCGAGATCCCGGTCTCCGCGCATCTCGGCCTGACGCCGCAGTCGGTGCTGCGCTTCGGCGGCTTCAAGGTGCAGGGCCGCGACGATGCCGCCGCCGCCAAGCTGCGCGCCGATGCCCGCGCGGTGGTCGATGCCGGCGCGACGCTGGTGGTGCTGGAGGGCGTGCCCTCACACCTCGCCGCCGACATCACCCGCGACAGCGCTGCGCCGACGATCGGTATCGGCGCCGGCCCGCATTGCGACGGCCAGGTGCTGGTGATGCACGATTTCCTTGGCCTCGATTCCGGCCATCGCCGCCCGAAATTCGTCAAGGATTTCCTCGCCGAGGGCGGCTCGGTCGAAGGCGCCGCGCGCGCCTACATCGCCGCCGTCCAGGACGGCAGCTTCCCGGACGCCGCGCACTCGTACGCGTAA
- the pgi gene encoding glucose-6-phosphate isomerase encodes MAGEALVRQLLAHAERLAPACIADLVAVEAGRAQALALRVGPLYASFARQRLDAPTLATLGALAGHVRLSLALRALVDGATVNATEGRPALHTALRSAIGRSNVARDARAAALAARGQMAALVAGLRDSGVTDIINVGIGGSDLGPRLVVDALKDLHDGRFRIHFVSNVDGSEIQHVLRGLDPARTAAILVSKSFSTQETLLNGAVIRDWLGGGERLYAVSANVARAEAFGVDASRVLPIWDWVGGRYSLWSTVGFAIALAVGMDGFDALLAGAAEMDAHAVEAPFDANLPIRHALVAVWNRNALGLPTQAVLPYDQRLALLPSYLQQLVMESLGKSVRADGQPPGVATVPVLWGAAGTGAQHSFFQALHQGTDVVPADFIGVVRPAHPYREHHEVLLANLLAQSEALANGHADADPHKAHAGNRPSTLLLLDALTPHALGALLAMYEHSVYAQSVLWGINAFDQWGVELGKRLAGEVLPALRGESAASDAVTRALVEEIRARG; translated from the coding sequence ATGGCCGGCGAAGCGCTGGTCCGACAACTCCTGGCCCACGCGGAGCGGCTCGCGCCGGCGTGCATCGCCGACCTCGTCGCGGTCGAAGCTGGCCGCGCACAGGCGCTGGCGCTGCGCGTCGGCCCGCTGTACGCGAGCTTCGCGCGCCAGCGCCTCGATGCGCCCACGCTCGCCACGCTTGGCGCGCTGGCCGGCCACGTGCGGCTGTCCTTGGCGCTGCGGGCGCTGGTCGACGGCGCCACCGTCAACGCCACCGAAGGCCGCCCGGCGCTGCACACCGCGCTGCGTTCGGCGATCGGGCGCAGCAACGTCGCCCGTGATGCGCGCGCCGCGGCGCTGGCCGCGCGGGGGCAGATGGCGGCGCTTGTGGCCGGGCTGCGCGACTCGGGCGTCACCGACATCATCAACGTCGGCATCGGCGGCTCCGACCTGGGACCGCGGCTGGTGGTGGATGCGCTGAAGGACCTGCACGACGGCCGCTTCCGCATCCACTTCGTCAGCAACGTCGACGGCAGCGAGATCCAGCACGTGCTGCGCGGGCTGGACCCGGCGCGCACCGCGGCGATCCTGGTATCGAAGAGTTTCAGCACCCAGGAAACCCTGCTCAACGGCGCGGTGATCCGCGACTGGCTGGGCGGCGGCGAACGCCTGTATGCGGTGAGCGCGAATGTCGCGCGCGCCGAGGCCTTCGGCGTGGACGCGTCACGGGTGCTGCCGATATGGGACTGGGTGGGAGGCCGCTATTCGCTGTGGTCGACGGTCGGGTTCGCGATCGCGCTGGCGGTCGGCATGGACGGCTTCGACGCGCTGCTGGCAGGCGCCGCGGAGATGGATGCGCACGCGGTCGAGGCTCCATTCGACGCCAACCTGCCGATCCGCCACGCGCTGGTCGCGGTGTGGAACCGCAACGCGCTCGGCCTGCCGACGCAGGCCGTGCTGCCCTACGACCAGCGCCTCGCGCTGCTGCCGTCATACCTGCAGCAGCTGGTGATGGAGAGCCTGGGGAAATCCGTGCGTGCCGATGGCCAGCCGCCCGGCGTGGCCACGGTGCCGGTGCTGTGGGGCGCGGCCGGCACCGGTGCGCAGCACAGCTTCTTCCAGGCGCTGCACCAGGGCACCGACGTGGTGCCGGCCGATTTCATCGGCGTGGTGCGCCCGGCGCATCCGTATCGCGAACACCATGAAGTGCTGCTCGCCAACCTGCTGGCGCAGAGCGAGGCGCTGGCCAATGGCCATGCCGATGCCGATCCGCACAAGGCCCACGCCGGTAACCGGCCGTCCACGCTGCTGCTGCTCGATGCATTGACGCCGCATGCGCTGGGCGCGCTGCTGGCGATGTACGAGCACAGCGTGTACGCCCAGTCCGTGCTGTGGGGCATCAACGCCTTCGACCAGTGGGGCGTGGAGCTGGGCAAGCGCCTGGCCGGCGAGGTGCTGCCCGCGCTGCGTGGCGAATCCGCCGCATCGGACGCGGTCACGCGCGCACTGGTCGAGGAGATCAGGGCGCGGGGATGA
- a CDS encoding NAD(P)H-hydrate dehydratase codes for MDAPATIAGTPLHDIAAVRLLEARAIAALGGDAFELMCRAGVSAWRFALRHWPQAQRVLVLCGPGNNGGDGYVFARHALESGREVRVLHAAGHEARSPLALRARADYEAAGGRVDVAGDVLPGCDLVVDALFGIGLGGAPDATTAALLEAIDALDADVLSLDVPSGIYAARGDAAGAAVHATRTLQFLAEHAGLRSGHALEYTGALALATLDIPGEVRSGVEACARLLSPTADVLAAALPPRRRNAHKGDSGHVLVVGGDHGTGGAVIIAAAAALRAGAGLVSVATREAHVSALLARAPEAMAHGGDDPDAWSALCAAASVCAVGPGLGRTAWARRLLDVALASGTPLVLDADALNLLAEAPRVLPPSTIVTPHPGEAARLLGSTAADVQGDRFGAVRALRERLGCVVVLKGAGTLVAAPGRDIMVIDAGNPGMAVGGMGDALTGVVAALCAQGHVPADAAALGALLHGVAGDRAAAEGGARGLLPSDLIDALRRSVNP; via the coding sequence ATGGATGCCCCTGCAACCATCGCCGGGACGCCCCTGCACGACATCGCGGCCGTGCGCCTGCTCGAGGCCCGGGCCATCGCGGCGCTGGGCGGCGACGCCTTCGAGCTGATGTGCCGCGCCGGGGTGTCGGCCTGGCGCTTCGCGCTGCGCCACTGGCCGCAGGCACAGCGGGTGCTGGTGCTGTGCGGGCCGGGGAACAACGGTGGCGACGGCTACGTGTTCGCGCGCCATGCGCTGGAATCCGGTCGCGAAGTGCGCGTGCTCCATGCCGCCGGCCACGAAGCGCGAAGTCCGCTGGCGTTGCGCGCGCGGGCCGATTACGAAGCCGCCGGTGGACGGGTCGATGTCGCCGGTGACGTGCTTCCGGGGTGCGACCTGGTGGTGGACGCGCTGTTCGGCATCGGTCTCGGCGGCGCCCCGGATGCCACCACTGCGGCGCTGCTCGAAGCGATCGACGCGCTCGATGCCGACGTGCTGTCGCTCGACGTGCCCTCGGGCATCTACGCCGCCCGCGGCGATGCCGCAGGCGCCGCGGTCCACGCCACGCGCACGCTGCAGTTCCTCGCCGAGCATGCCGGCCTGCGCAGCGGGCACGCGCTGGAGTACACCGGCGCGCTGGCGCTGGCCACCCTCGACATTCCCGGTGAGGTGCGCAGCGGCGTCGAGGCCTGTGCGCGCCTGTTGTCGCCCACGGCGGACGTGCTTGCGGCAGCCCTGCCGCCGCGCCGCCGCAACGCCCACAAGGGCGATTCCGGCCACGTGCTGGTCGTGGGCGGCGACCACGGCACGGGTGGCGCAGTGATCATCGCGGCCGCGGCGGCGCTGCGGGCCGGTGCGGGGCTCGTGTCGGTCGCCACGCGCGAAGCGCACGTATCGGCGCTGCTGGCCCGCGCGCCCGAGGCCATGGCGCATGGCGGCGATGATCCGGACGCATGGTCCGCGCTGTGCGCGGCAGCGAGTGTGTGCGCGGTCGGCCCCGGGCTTGGCCGGACGGCGTGGGCGCGCCGCCTGCTCGACGTGGCGCTCGCCTCCGGCACGCCGCTGGTGCTCGATGCCGACGCCCTCAACCTGCTTGCGGAAGCGCCGCGCGTGCTGCCGCCGTCCACGATCGTCACCCCGCATCCCGGCGAGGCCGCGCGGCTGCTAGGCAGTACCGCCGCCGATGTCCAGGGCGACCGCTTCGGCGCCGTGCGCGCGCTGCGTGAGCGGCTGGGCTGCGTGGTGGTGCTGAAAGGCGCGGGCACGCTGGTCGCTGCGCCAGGACGCGACATCATGGTCATCGATGCCGGCAATCCGGGCATGGCGGTTGGCGGCATGGGCGATGCGCTGACCGGGGTCGTCGCCGCCCTGTGCGCGCAGGGACATGTGCCTGCCGATGCCGCCGCCCTTGGCGCGCTGCTGCATGGCGTGGCCGGCGATCGCGCCGCTGCCGAGGGCGGGGCGCGTGGGCTGCTGCCATCCGACCTCATCGACGCGCTGCGGCGGAGCGTGAATCCATGA
- the fdxA gene encoding ferredoxin FdxA has protein sequence MPFVVTENCIKCKYTDCVEVCPVDCFHEGPNFLVIDPDECIDCTLCEPECPIGAIYPEDDVPAGQEGFLALNAELSKEWPVITTRKDGPADAKEWEGKPNKLPLLER, from the coding sequence ATGCCCTTCGTCGTCACCGAAAACTGCATCAAGTGCAAGTACACCGACTGCGTCGAAGTGTGCCCGGTCGACTGTTTCCACGAAGGTCCGAACTTCCTGGTGATCGATCCGGACGAGTGCATCGACTGCACGTTGTGCGAGCCGGAGTGCCCGATCGGCGCCATCTATCCGGAAGACGACGTGCCCGCGGGGCAGGAAGGCTTCCTGGCGCTGAACGCCGAGCTGTCGAAGGAGTGGCCGGTGATCACTACCCGCAAGGACGGCCCGGCCGACGCCAAGGAATGGGAAGGCAAGCCGAACAAGCTGCCGCTCCTCGAGCGCTGA
- the dapA gene encoding 4-hydroxy-tetrahydrodipicolinate synthase produces MHLSGSITALVTPFTASGDLDLDAWQRLIDAQLAAGTQALVVAGSTGEAAALTDDEYETLLRAAVAQVAGRVPVLAGTGQSATARTIAQTRRAAACGADAALVVTPPYVRPTQAGLVAHYRAVADDGALPVVLYNVPPRTGCDMLPATVAGLATHPAIIGIKEARGDADRMQALLRLRGPGFSILSGDDPTAVRDMLAGADGVVSVASNAAPAAFRLLCDLARAGNAVAAAALNARLGETVAFCGVESNPIPVKALLARRGLGHRDGIRLPLLPLSHAHAAAADGIAAGLEALEQSCRDALAA; encoded by the coding sequence TTGCATCTTTCCGGCAGCATCACCGCGCTGGTGACCCCGTTCACGGCGTCCGGCGACCTTGACCTCGACGCCTGGCAGCGCCTGATCGACGCGCAGCTGGCGGCGGGCACCCAGGCACTCGTCGTCGCCGGTTCCACCGGCGAAGCCGCCGCGCTGACCGATGACGAGTACGAGACGCTGCTGCGTGCCGCGGTGGCGCAGGTGGCGGGGCGTGTACCGGTGTTGGCCGGCACCGGGCAGTCGGCCACCGCGCGCACCATCGCGCAGACGCGCCGCGCGGCCGCATGCGGTGCCGATGCGGCGCTGGTGGTCACGCCGCCCTACGTGCGACCTACACAGGCCGGCCTGGTGGCGCATTACCGGGCCGTAGCCGATGACGGCGCGCTCCCCGTGGTGCTGTACAACGTGCCGCCGCGCACCGGCTGCGACATGTTGCCGGCAACGGTGGCGGGGCTGGCCACGCATCCGGCCATCATCGGCATCAAGGAAGCGCGTGGCGACGCCGACCGCATGCAGGCCCTGCTGCGCCTGCGCGGCCCCGGCTTCAGCATCCTGAGCGGCGACGATCCCACCGCGGTGCGTGACATGCTGGCCGGTGCCGACGGCGTGGTGTCGGTGGCGTCGAACGCGGCGCCCGCGGCGTTCCGCCTGCTGTGCGACCTGGCCCGCGCCGGTAACGCCGTCGCTGCCGCCGCGCTCAATGCGCGGCTTGGCGAGACGGTCGCGTTCTGCGGGGTCGAATCCAACCCGATCCCGGTCAAGGCGCTGCTTGCACGGCGCGGCCTTGGCCATCGCGACGGCATCCGCCTGCCGCTGCTGCCGCTGTCCCACGCACACGCCGCCGCAGCCGACGGCATTGCCGCCGGCCTCGAGGCCCTCGAACAATCCTGCCGCGACGCACTCGCGGCCTGA
- the folK gene encoding 2-amino-4-hydroxy-6-hydroxymethyldihydropteridine diphosphokinase, giving the protein MTATAVTAAVGLGGNVGDVGQALASALAALDALPGTRLLRASRSYRTPAWGLQSQPDFINAAATLQTTLAPRALLDALLAIERDHGRERAADGSRWGPRTLDLDLLVHGDAVIDAPGLVLPHPHLHLRAFVLVPLAEIAPDMEVPGHGTVRALLAGVDAEGVVALEPPRGASA; this is encoded by the coding sequence ATGACCGCGACAGCCGTCACGGCGGCGGTCGGTCTTGGCGGCAACGTCGGGGACGTCGGCCAGGCCCTCGCGTCGGCGCTTGCGGCGCTCGACGCGCTGCCCGGCACGCGGCTGCTGCGCGCTTCGCGCAGCTACCGCACGCCCGCCTGGGGCCTGCAGTCCCAGCCCGACTTCATCAATGCCGCGGCCACGCTGCAGACCACGCTCGCGCCGCGCGCGCTGCTTGATGCGCTGCTGGCGATCGAGCGCGACCATGGGCGCGAGCGCGCGGCGGACGGCAGTCGCTGGGGCCCGCGCACGCTTGACCTCGACCTGCTGGTGCATGGCGATGCGGTGATCGACGCGCCGGGCCTGGTACTGCCGCACCCCCACCTGCACCTGCGTGCCTTCGTGCTGGTGCCGCTGGCGGAGATCGCGCCCGACATGGAGGTGCCTGGCCACGGTACCGTGCGCGCGCTGCTGGCAGGCGTTGATGCCGAAGGCGTGGTGGCGCTGGAACCCCCGCGCGGGGCGTCGGCGTAA
- the panD gene encoding aspartate 1-decarboxylase: MLLTLLKAKIHRATVTHAELHYEGSCAIDGRLLDLAGIREYERIEIYNINNGKRFATYAIRGEEGSGIISVNGAAAHQAETGDLVIICAYGACDEAEAAAFKPSLVYVDRQNRMTHTNDAIPAQAA; this comes from the coding sequence ATGCTGCTGACGCTCCTCAAAGCCAAGATCCACCGCGCCACCGTGACCCACGCCGAGCTGCACTACGAAGGCTCCTGCGCGATCGACGGCCGCCTGCTCGACCTCGCCGGTATCCGCGAGTACGAGCGCATCGAGATCTACAACATCAACAACGGCAAGCGCTTCGCGACCTACGCGATCCGCGGCGAAGAAGGCAGCGGCATCATTTCCGTCAACGGTGCCGCCGCGCACCAGGCCGAGACCGGTGACCTGGTGATCATCTGCGCGTACGGCGCCTGCGACGAGGCCGAGGCGGCGGCGTTCAAGCCGAGCCTGGTGTACGTCGACCGGCAGAACCGGATGACGCACACCAACGACGCCATCCCCGCACAGGCCGCCTGA
- the panC gene encoding pantoate--beta-alanine ligase, translating to MIEVATTLDALRARVAGWHREGLRVGLVPTMGNLHAGHHSLVQLARAHADRVVASVFVNPTQFGPDEDYAQYPRTPEADVAGLEAAGCDLAWMPSLDVMYPLGLARAVRVQVPGITDVLDGAHRPGHFDGVCTVVARLFNQVQPDVAAFGRKDYQQLAVIRHMVRDLAFPVELLPAPIVREADGLARSSRNQYLGADERALAPEIHRGLLAMRDALRRGMPWREVEALGAARLAEAGFAVDYAVVRTPLLAEPDDDEGRERVALVAARLGRTRLIDNLEFSLDA from the coding sequence ATGATCGAGGTTGCAACGACCCTGGATGCACTGCGCGCGCGCGTGGCCGGTTGGCATCGCGAAGGCCTGCGCGTCGGACTGGTGCCCACCATGGGCAACCTGCATGCGGGCCACCACTCGCTGGTGCAGCTGGCGCGCGCGCATGCCGACCGGGTGGTGGCGAGCGTGTTCGTCAATCCCACCCAGTTCGGGCCCGACGAAGACTATGCGCAGTATCCGCGTACGCCCGAAGCCGACGTGGCGGGACTCGAGGCCGCCGGCTGCGACCTGGCATGGATGCCTTCGCTAGACGTGATGTACCCGCTCGGCCTGGCGCGCGCGGTGCGCGTGCAGGTGCCGGGTATCACCGACGTGCTCGATGGCGCGCATCGTCCGGGGCACTTCGACGGCGTGTGCACGGTGGTCGCGCGGCTGTTCAACCAGGTGCAGCCCGACGTTGCCGCCTTCGGTCGCAAGGATTACCAGCAGCTTGCGGTGATCCGGCACATGGTCCGCGACCTGGCGTTCCCGGTGGAGTTGCTGCCGGCACCGATCGTGCGCGAGGCCGACGGCCTGGCGCGCAGTTCGCGCAACCAGTACCTCGGCGCCGACGAGCGGGCACTGGCTCCGGAAATCCACCGTGGCCTGCTGGCGATGCGCGACGCACTGCGCCGCGGCATGCCGTGGCGCGAGGTCGAGGCGCTCGGTGCGGCGCGCCTGGCGGAGGCCGGGTTCGCCGTGGACTACGCCGTGGTGCGTACGCCACTGCTCGCCGAGCCCGATGACGACGAAGGCCGCGAGCGCGTCGCGCTGGTGGCGGCCCGGCTGGGCCGCACGCGGCTGATCGACAACCTGGAATTCAGCCTGGACGCGTGA
- the tsaE gene encoding tRNA (adenosine(37)-N6)-threonylcarbamoyltransferase complex ATPase subunit type 1 TsaE encodes MRELHLADEAATAALAAALAASQPPRAVVHLHGDLGAGKSTLARAWLRALGVTGAVRSPTYTLVERYPLAGGGEALHLDLYRIGDAGELEFLGLDDSDACLWLVEWPERGLAALPRADLVVSLAVEGEGRRCRLDAATDAGTSWLAALDAGLPFFPEPCP; translated from the coding sequence ATGCGCGAGCTGCACCTGGCGGATGAAGCGGCGACCGCTGCGCTGGCTGCAGCGCTGGCCGCATCGCAGCCGCCGCGTGCGGTGGTCCACCTGCATGGCGATCTCGGCGCCGGGAAATCGACGCTGGCGCGCGCCTGGCTGCGCGCGCTGGGCGTGACCGGCGCGGTGCGGAGCCCCACCTACACGCTGGTCGAGCGCTATCCGCTGGCCGGCGGCGGCGAGGCGCTGCATCTGGACCTGTACCGGATCGGGGACGCCGGCGAGCTCGAGTTCCTCGGCCTGGACGACAGCGACGCCTGTCTGTGGCTGGTGGAATGGCCGGAGCGCGGGCTGGCGGCACTGCCGCGCGCGGATCTGGTGGTCTCGCTGGCGGTGGAGGGCGAGGGGCGACGTTGCCGTCTTGACGCGGCCACGGACGCCGGGACCTCCTGGCTCGCCGCGCTGGATGCCGGGTTGCCGTTCTTTCCTGAACCGTGCCCATAG